CTTTGTTGAGGGGAGATTGTTGCAGTGTGCACCAATGTTTTCCATTTATCCTGTGCACATCAAAGTGGCAATTAAGCAAAACTGTAGTAGCATTGCAACCATAAAATGGATTCAATTAGTACAATCATGCTACTCTTCTTCaatatttatactttataaCAGTGCATAGTTTATGTATTCATAGTGTAATTGTACTGCAATGCCTAGAGAgggaaacaaaaaaataacataccTTTAGGTCCACATATGTCCTATGGTCTGCATTCTCAAAAGCTCGCAGCTTAACATCACGCCACCTGCATGGCACAAACATTATCAGCAAGACAGTTTTGCAGTGTATCCACCCACAGGTAAGCTTATATTATTGATAACATCGTACCTCCCAGTTCCAAGTTCCTCAACTGCGTGAACAAGTGCTTCTACCTCAGTCACAGAGAACGGTCTCCTGGTTCGGCGCTGTACAAACTCAGAGCGCTTAGTTTTCTGACTCACAGGAACCACAGCTAATGCTTCCGCGCTAGCTGGGACGGGAACCAGCGCTCTGCAATCAGGTGTTATTTTGTCAACTGTTGTGTCGGCGAGTGAAGAAGTAGTCTCGTGGTTACTTTCAATTAGGTTGCTCGGATATGTCAGCAAGGGTGAGTCATGCAAGGTATCAGTAATGTCTGAATCTAAGGCAGGAGTTTCTATGGGCCTAGAAAAATCAGATAATGGTATTAGctatagtataaaaaaataaatctactatataaaattgaatcacCATTTCTACCCAATACATTATTCTCGGCCATTTCCCTTCCTAAATCAGCTATGatgattaaaataaactatgCTGTGGAATTTGACTAACCTAGTGAGCTGGGATGTTTCACATTGAGAAGAGGGATCACCAGCACAAATGGTTGGAGCTTGAAGAGAAACGGGCTCCAACATGAAACTCAGGGTATCCAAATTTTCGTTGCAAGATATACCCGTCTGCACAAGCGTCCTACTGTCATCTCTGACTTTTTTCCCATGATGAAGAACACCAACATGTGCACCCCCTCCAAGTATAGCCATCACCGCCTCCATGATTGTCCTCTACAAAAATTAGTTGGAAAATGCAATGCAAAAGTTAGAGCCAGACAACACAGCAAATGCATGTTGAAGATATGACAACAATAAAATAGAAGTGAAGCTATCTATTTGGCTATCTCTATTTATACCTTTAGCGAACCAACAGTTGCAGTTTCGGGAACCTCAATATAAAGCTCTGGTATCCTTATCGACTTAATGCTAAACTTTACTGTTCACAAGGTATAACGAACAACTGTGTTACGATTGAGAGAGGTGAACAATCAACATAAGCAGAAAGAATGAATATAAGAATTAGTTACCATGGGAATCCTTAGCCTTAGCTACATGCAGTTTTGCAGATGAGCTAGGCTTGTCTCCATCCGTCCCTTTCTGAGGTGAATTGGACACACTCTCACTGCTGAATCCTCCATCAGAAGTTACTCCTGAAACCCGATCAACGATTTTCCTCTTCTTAATAAAAGTGTTGTTCTGAAATCTTTCAAAACCATAGCAAGTCTTCCTCTTATGATAATGAGGTACTCCTAAATCTGCAAAATTCCATATTACTTTCAGTGACAGACAATCATACTCGTAGATATAGCGTGCATCAGACAATAAAGCATTTGGTTGCTCATTTATAAGCCACATTACCAGATCTAGAAAGTTCACAGTCTTTCAGCTTTGGGGCAGTCTTCCAGTATTTAGAAGACATCAAATTCCTGATTCTTCGGTGCGCAATGCGTCTTGGAGACCTAAAAGCCTTTGACTTTGTGCAAACTCTTTTGCACCTTAAAAAGTTTTCGTCATCATCTCTAGAACCTAATTTAACAACATTCCCACGCCTGGAAAAGGAAGCACTGGGAGAAGATTTCCTATGAAAGGGAgatttaatattactttttgaGTTAATTAGCGTAGGAGATACATACAATTCTAAGTGGTCTTTCAAACTACATTTATCAGCCAAATTTGATCCCCTAAAGCATGAACTGCCAGCTTTTTGTTCCTGTTTAAATCCATTCTTCATCTTACCATCACTAGACTCCCTAAACTTTTCAGATGCTTTTACTAATCTATTAGAATAATTCCCAAATTTATTATCCCATTTGAAAATTTCAGACTTCACATCACCTTCAACTTTCTCCCAAATGTCAGAACCATTATTAACCGAAACGTGCCCTTTTGAAAAATCAGTCTTGGAATGTGGAGGAGGTTTCTGGC
This sequence is a window from Vigna angularis cultivar LongXiaoDou No.4 chromosome 2, ASM1680809v1, whole genome shotgun sequence. Protein-coding genes within it:
- the LOC108329248 gene encoding telomere repeat-binding protein 3 produces the protein MVSKKRVDYGFNGFRVPIIPKAPRSARRRGPFNKAAEDGRVCAIELLASLAGQLLQESESSASSNASEGNNQPAFSQGVIEQDRQNEVKPLKKEEIHQGSCAESTIKTEVGSQNSSQKPPPHSKTDFSKGHVSVNNGSDIWEKVEGDVKSEIFKWDNKFGNYSNRLVKASEKFRESSDGKMKNGFKQEQKAGSSCFRGSNLADKCSLKDHLELYVSPTLINSKSNIKSPFHRKSSPSASFSRRGNVVKLGSRDDDENFLRCKRVCTKSKAFRSPRRIAHRRIRNLMSSKYWKTAPKLKDCELSRSDLGVPHYHKRKTCYGFERFQNNTFIKKRKIVDRVSGVTSDGGFSSESVSNSPQKGTDGDKPSSSAKLHVAKAKDSHVKFSIKSIRIPELYIEVPETATVGSLKRTIMEAVMAILGGGAHVGVLHHGKKVRDDSRTLVQTGISCNENLDTLSFMLEPVSLQAPTICAGDPSSQCETSQLTRPIETPALDSDITDTLHDSPLLTYPSNLIESNHETTSSLADTTVDKITPDCRALVPVPASAEALAVVPVSQKTKRSEFVQRRTRRPFSVTEVEALVHAVEELGTGRWRDVKLRAFENADHRTYVDLKDKWKTLVHTATISPQQRRGEPVPQELLDRVLAAHAFWSQHQAKQHGKHQAGSGTLKITEASAERPCVC